The Actinobacillus suis ATCC 33415 DNA segment AGCAATTCGCCAAGCGCTTTCACAGGCAATCAATCGTAAAGCGATTGCTGAACAAGTTTTAAAAATCGAAGATGGCATAGCGGATCAAATTCTACCGAAAGCCTTTGCTGATTGGCGTGTGGAAAGTAAAGATGAAACTGTTGATATTGCAACAATTAAACAAAATTTAATCTCGGCCGGCTACCAATTTAATGATGAAGGCAAATTAACCAATAAAGAAGGAAAACCATTCAGCTTTACTTTAAGAACCTTCTCGGATCGTCCGGAATTGCCGATTATTGCGACTATTTTACAAGCACAATGGAAACAAATCGGAATTGATGTAAATGTATCGGTCGGAAACTTTAGTGAAATCCCTGCCGGTCATAAAGACGGTAGCTTAGAAATGGCGCTATATGCGCTGAACTATGGTAAAACTATCGATCCATTCGGTGTAATCGTGCAAGATTATGCCAAAGGCGGTAGTGATTGGGGTGTGATGAACTGGAGCAACGACCAATTGGCGCAAACCTTAGAGAAAATCGAAACAGAACGTGATCCGCAACAAGCTAAACAGTTAAAGCAAACTGTTAGCCAAATCATTCACGATGAGTTGCCGATTATTCCGGTAGTGTATTATCAGCAAAATGTGGCTACACATAATGAGTTGAAAGGCGTTACACTCGACCCATTCGAAAGAAGATTCTTTTTAGAAAGACTTACAAAATAACATTATCAAATTAGCGTTTAAAACACGGAAAACAGCACAGACTCTTGGGCAAATTTCCGTGTTTTTTAATGAATTCATGGTTAGAAATATGCTTAATATTATTTTTAGACGACTACTGCAAATTATTTTAGTGGTTTGGTCGGTTGGTACTCTCACTTTTATTCTGACTCGACAGCTCTCGGGGGATATGGCTTATCGTATAGCGGCAAGTCGTTACGGTTATGATCAAGCTGATAGTGCTGCTGCCGAATTAGTACGCGCCGAATTAGGACTAGACCAACCGTGGTGGCAAAGCTACGGAAGCTGGTTACTCGACCTTTTACAACTTAATTTAGGTAAATCCTTAGTTACCGGAGATTTAGTCTGGAACGAAATTGCCCATCAATTCGGGCATACACTTAGTCTTGCTATTGTTGCGCTCGTTATGGCAATTATGATTGGTCCGATTCTTGGTGTGCTTGCCGCTCGCAAAGAAAATGGCTTTTTTGACCGCTTCACCCTCGTATTTAGCACTCTGTTTCGTTCCGTACCAGCATTTATTATCGCCATCGGACTAATTACGCTCTTTTCGGCAACATTACACTGGCTACCAGCCGGCGGTTACGGGAAATGGCAACATTTTGTTTTACCGGCATTTACGCTCGCATTAGGGCTGAGTGCCGTTTCGGTACGTGTTACTCGTGCGGCAATGTTACAGGTAAAACAATCCGAATATTACCAATTCGCTCGTTTAAAAGGGCTTTCAAAATGGCAAACTTTTACTCGCCACGGTATCCGCAATATCGCTATTCCAGTAATTGCTTACCATGCCGTACAGCTGGTTTATTTGATTGAAGGAGTGGTTGTAGTAGAAAGTCTCTTCGCTTGGCCAGGTAGTGGACACGCCTTAGTGCATGCCGTTATTGCTAGAGACGTGCCAATGATCCAAGGTACTTCTCTCGTGATGGGCGGTTTATTTGTCCTGTTAAATATGTGTGCAGATATGCTAAGTGCATGGATTGATCCTCGAATTACTAATAAACGTCATGGAGAATAATAATGAATAAAATGACATTCAGCCAAAAAGTCGGTGCAGCGATTCTTGCCGTGTTGCTTGCTTTTGCCTTTTTACAGCCCTATTTTTATCCAATGGATATTGGCTTCCAAGATCTGACAACGATTCTCGCCAAACCTGGTGAACTTGCGTGGTTTGGCACGGATCACCTCGGGCGAGATATGCTAGCCCGCCTTGCTTCGGCGATTCGTTTAT contains these protein-coding regions:
- a CDS encoding ABC transporter permease; the encoded protein is MLNIIFRRLLQIILVVWSVGTLTFILTRQLSGDMAYRIAASRYGYDQADSAAAELVRAELGLDQPWWQSYGSWLLDLLQLNLGKSLVTGDLVWNEIAHQFGHTLSLAIVALVMAIMIGPILGVLAARKENGFFDRFTLVFSTLFRSVPAFIIAIGLITLFSATLHWLPAGGYGKWQHFVLPAFTLALGLSAVSVRVTRAAMLQVKQSEYYQFARLKGLSKWQTFTRHGIRNIAIPVIAYHAVQLVYLIEGVVVVESLFAWPGSGHALVHAVIARDVPMIQGTSLVMGGLFVLLNMCADMLSAWIDPRITNKRHGE